One segment of Capnocytophaga sp. oral taxon 878 DNA contains the following:
- the feoB gene encoding ferrous iron transport protein B, producing MNNNLCDTCSLNPSASLKPLGSEVGNYDYTIALAGNPNTGKSTVFNALTGLRQHTGNWPGKTVTHAEGNFSFHKQKYRIIDLPGTYSLLSTSEDEEVARDFILFGKPDVTVIVVDASRLERNLSLALQILEITDKAVLCLNLMDEARRHHINIDTRTLSRDLGIPVVATSARTKEGIPDLLLAIQEVVSGKFHTQKHSYIQLPHQNAEAITQLQALLAELNPSLPNTRWLAMRLIEGDQSVIQGVEQGAFSAENNPEKQARLLRIAAEYHHLLGDSYRNNLVEAIYAQATTLINASVTTDFSARSFRIDRAIDRVVTHKLWGFPIMFLLLSAVLWITIVGANYPSQWLSDFFITWLYPLLKSGATALHFPWWLSGFLIDGVYLATTWVISVMLPPMAIFFPLFTLLEDFGYLPRVAFNLDRLFRKAGAHGKQALTMSMGFGCNAAGVVATRIINSPREKLIAIITNNFSLCNGRWPTQILIATLFIGALVPKQWSSTVSMLAVIAIAVLGIVFSFFTSWLLGKTLLKGESSFFVLELPPYRPPRFFQTLYTSLIDRTLIVLWRAIVFAAPAGAVIWLVCNIQVAGQPVALWFIQALDPIGLLIGLNGVILLAYIVAIPANEIVIPTILMLTTMVLGQTAVGQGAGVLMEASTAQVGALLHAGGWSLLTAVNLMLFSLLHNPCSTTIYTIYKETNSKKWTLIATLLPVLYGVVVCFLINLLFQK from the coding sequence ATGAATAATAACCTCTGTGATACTTGTTCCCTTAACCCCTCAGCCTCCCTCAAGCCCTTAGGCTCCGAGGTAGGTAACTATGACTATACCATCGCCCTGGCAGGCAACCCCAATACAGGTAAAAGCACCGTTTTCAATGCCCTCACAGGGCTCCGCCAGCACACAGGCAACTGGCCTGGCAAAACAGTCACTCACGCCGAAGGTAACTTCTCCTTCCACAAACAAAAATACCGAATCATCGATTTGCCCGGCACCTACTCCCTCCTCTCTACTTCCGAAGATGAAGAAGTAGCACGTGATTTTATACTCTTCGGCAAACCCGATGTAACCGTAATTGTAGTCGATGCTAGCCGCCTCGAACGCAACCTCAGCCTCGCCCTACAAATACTCGAAATTACCGATAAAGCAGTCCTATGCCTCAACCTGATGGACGAGGCTCGCCGCCATCATATCAATATCGATACCCGCACCCTCTCCCGTGATTTAGGCATACCCGTAGTAGCCACCTCAGCACGCACCAAAGAGGGTATCCCCGATTTGCTTTTGGCAATACAAGAGGTCGTAAGCGGTAAGTTCCACACCCAAAAACACAGCTACATACAGCTCCCTCACCAAAACGCCGAAGCCATAACACAACTACAAGCATTACTCGCCGAGCTCAACCCCTCTCTGCCCAACACCCGTTGGCTGGCTATGCGCCTTATCGAGGGCGACCAAAGTGTTATTCAAGGCGTCGAACAAGGAGCCTTTTCAGCAGAAAATAACCCCGAAAAGCAAGCCCGACTCCTTCGCATCGCTGCCGAGTACCACCACCTCTTGGGCGATAGCTACCGCAATAACTTAGTCGAGGCTATTTACGCTCAGGCCACCACACTCATTAACGCCTCTGTCACTACCGATTTTTCCGCACGCTCCTTCCGTATCGATAGGGCTATTGATAGAGTAGTAACTCATAAGCTATGGGGCTTCCCCATAATGTTCCTCTTGCTCTCTGCCGTCCTCTGGATTACCATTGTAGGGGCGAACTATCCATCTCAGTGGCTATCCGATTTCTTTATCACTTGGCTCTACCCATTGCTAAAGAGTGGCGCAACAGCGCTCCATTTCCCTTGGTGGCTTAGCGGCTTCCTTATCGATGGCGTTTATTTAGCTACCACTTGGGTAATTTCAGTAATGCTGCCCCCTATGGCTATCTTCTTTCCGCTTTTCACCTTGTTGGAAGATTTTGGCTACCTCCCCCGCGTAGCCTTTAATCTCGACCGACTCTTCCGCAAGGCAGGAGCGCACGGTAAGCAGGCGCTTACTATGAGTATGGGCTTTGGTTGCAATGCCGCAGGCGTAGTAGCCACCCGCATCATCAATAGCCCACGTGAGAAACTCATAGCCATCATTACCAATAACTTCTCATTGTGCAATGGGCGTTGGCCTACCCAAATTCTCATAGCCACACTTTTTATAGGGGCTTTAGTACCCAAGCAGTGGAGCAGTACCGTATCAATGCTCGCCGTAATAGCCATAGCAGTACTCGGTATTGTATTCTCTTTCTTTACATCGTGGTTATTAGGCAAAACCTTGTTAAAAGGCGAGTCCTCATTTTTTGTGTTAGAACTGCCTCCCTACCGCCCACCCCGCTTTTTCCAAACACTATATACCTCCCTTATTGATAGAACCCTCATAGTTCTATGGCGCGCCATAGTATTTGCAGCACCAGCAGGGGCAGTAATATGGTTAGTATGTAACATTCAGGTAGCAGGTCAGCCTGTAGCCCTGTGGTTCATACAAGCCTTAGATCCTATAGGGCTACTCATAGGGCTCAATGGCGTTATACTACTAGCGTATATTGTAGCCATACCCGCCAACGAAATTGTAATCCCCACCATACTGATGCTCACCACAATGGTATTAGGGCAAACAGCAGTAGGGCAGGGCGCAGGAGTCCTGATGGAAGCCAGCACAGCCCAAGTAGGCGCTTTGCTACACGCAGGCGGGTGGAGCCTCCTCACCGCCGTTAATCTAATGCTCTTTAGCCTCTTGCATAACCCCTGCAGCACTACCATCTACACTATTTATAAAGAAACAAATAGTAAGAAATGGACACTAATAGCTACCCTCTTACCCGTATTATATGGGGTAGTAGTTTGCTTCCTAATAAATTTGCTATTTCAGAAATAA
- a CDS encoding FeoA family protein has translation MTLSLASLAIGQTAVIVGFTPSCPYEVKQRLLDLGFVRGAKIRIENISPLGDPIAYSIHNTQIALRHTDAQCVLINCES, from the coding sequence ATGACACTCTCTTTGGCATCATTAGCAATAGGACAAACCGCTGTAATCGTGGGCTTTACACCCTCTTGCCCTTATGAGGTAAAACAACGCCTGCTCGATTTAGGCTTCGTACGTGGCGCCAAAATACGTATCGAAAACATCAGCCCTCTGGGCGACCCCATAGCCTACAGCATACACAACACACAAATAGCCCTACGCCATACCGATGCCCAGTGCGTACTTATTAATTGCGAGTCTTAA
- a CDS encoding peptidoglycan DD-metalloendopeptidase family protein translates to MRKRIVYSLLAMPLLFAACNDPKTNTTNTHSNTTTQTPPPVYEFGFNLNDYNISRDTLKQGDTFGKLLENHQIGATEIHRIAEITKELINPRNFQVGKPYAFLFDKKTPDTAHSFIYQPNLVDYVVVHLADSVYAYTAQRKVSVKERAVAGSISNNLTVDAQEAGIGQQATYQLGQIFDYTVDFFRLQKGDVFKIIYDEKFVEDTINAGVEKVKAAYFKWEGKEYYAFNFTTDSIKGSSGYYDENGNMMKRMFLKAPLDIFRITSKFGMRFHPVLHRMKGHFGTDYAAPTGTPIRTTAAGTVIEAGYGSGNGNYVKVRHNNTYTTQYLHMSKILVKRGQGVAQGQVIGLVGSTGLATGPHVCYRFWKNGVQVDPLKEKMPDSVPIEANLKAQYLEYIKPLKEQLDKLGN, encoded by the coding sequence ATGCGAAAAAGAATTGTATATTCCCTTTTGGCTATGCCGCTGCTATTTGCGGCTTGTAATGACCCAAAAACTAACACAACAAACACCCATAGCAACACTACTACACAGACCCCTCCGCCGGTATATGAGTTTGGTTTCAACCTAAATGATTACAATATTAGCAGAGATACTCTTAAACAAGGTGATACCTTTGGGAAACTGCTGGAAAACCACCAAATAGGGGCGACTGAGATACATCGTATTGCGGAGATTACAAAAGAACTGATAAACCCTCGTAACTTTCAGGTTGGAAAGCCATACGCATTTTTGTTTGACAAAAAAACGCCAGATACGGCTCATAGTTTTATCTATCAGCCTAACTTGGTGGATTATGTGGTGGTGCACCTTGCAGACTCGGTATATGCGTATACTGCCCAACGGAAAGTAAGCGTAAAAGAAAGAGCAGTAGCGGGGAGCATAAGCAATAACCTGACTGTGGATGCGCAAGAGGCAGGGATAGGGCAACAGGCTACGTACCAATTGGGTCAGATTTTTGATTATACGGTAGACTTCTTTCGTTTGCAGAAAGGAGATGTATTTAAGATTATTTACGATGAGAAGTTTGTAGAGGATACGATAAATGCAGGGGTAGAGAAGGTGAAGGCTGCTTACTTTAAGTGGGAAGGGAAGGAATATTACGCTTTTAACTTCACTACCGATAGCATAAAAGGCAGTAGTGGTTATTACGATGAAAATGGTAATATGATGAAGCGTATGTTCTTGAAAGCACCTTTGGATATTTTTCGTATTACCTCTAAATTTGGTATGCGATTTCACCCTGTATTGCACCGTATGAAAGGGCACTTTGGGACAGACTATGCGGCACCTACGGGTACCCCTATACGTACTACAGCTGCGGGTACGGTGATAGAAGCAGGATATGGGTCGGGTAATGGTAATTACGTGAAGGTGAGACACAATAACACTTATACAACACAGTACCTGCATATGTCGAAAATATTGGTTAAGAGAGGGCAAGGAGTAGCCCAAGGACAGGTGATAGGGCTGGTAGGTAGTACGGGATTGGCTACAGGACCGCACGTGTGTTATAGATTCTGGAAGAATGGTGTGCAGGTAGACCCATTGAAGGAGAAAATGCCTGACTCGGTACCTATAGAAGCGAACCTTAAAGCGCAATACTTAGAATATATCAAACCGCTGAAAGAACAATTGGATAAGTTGGGGAATTAA
- a CDS encoding DNA cytosine methyltransferase, with protein sequence MKPTEFRYIDLLEEEEIAGYKIFGIEALLNEFELLASRPKAMLLEGKKGLLTDTKGKTLKELLSFCEDKNYYAYYQLMSPKEYADIPMDKESVFIVALDKMRVRQQEGFRFPERMPISRTINDFLEKGKQWDCYYVELSSAFSIELMREMKSKDTLYQIKSSKVCALQPNSSVPLQMSAIKNTFVRDDFGIRRLTPREIFNFQGYSKRYVLPKVSDTQLYTQAVKSPNLALIKRIKEAIERVFH encoded by the coding sequence ATGAAGCCTACTGAATTTAGATATATTGACTTATTGGAAGAGGAGGAAATAGCAGGCTATAAAATCTTCGGTATAGAAGCGCTCCTAAATGAGTTTGAGTTATTGGCATCACGCCCTAAAGCGATGCTGCTTGAAGGTAAGAAAGGGCTTTTGACCGATACAAAGGGAAAGACCTTAAAGGAGTTACTTTCCTTTTGTGAAGATAAAAATTATTACGCCTATTACCAGCTGATGAGCCCTAAGGAGTATGCTGATATACCGATGGATAAAGAATCGGTTTTTATTGTTGCCTTAGACAAGATGAGAGTGAGACAGCAAGAAGGGTTTCGGTTTCCTGAAAGAATGCCGATAAGCCGTACTATTAATGATTTTTTGGAGAAAGGGAAGCAATGGGATTGCTATTATGTAGAACTTAGTTCGGCTTTTTCAATAGAATTGATGAGAGAAATGAAGAGTAAAGATACTCTTTACCAAATAAAATCATCAAAAGTATGCGCCTTGCAGCCTAATAGTAGTGTACCCCTACAAATGAGTGCTATAAAAAATACTTTTGTGCGAGATGATTTTGGCATACGTAGGCTTACCCCCCGAGAGATTTTCAACTTTCAGGGTTATTCAAAAAGATATGTTCTGCCAAAGGTAAGCGATACCCAATTATACACCCAAGCTGTTAAAAGTCCTAATTTGGCATTAATAAAAAGAATAAAAGAAGCCATAGAAAGAGTGTTTCATTAA
- the pgi gene encoding glucose-6-phosphate isomerase has product MLKNSNPTQTNAWKALEKHFSEVKDRHTLSLFEKDPARGERFAIKWQDFYVDYSKNRIDEQTLKLLVQLAEECGLKDAIGKYFGGDLINNTEKRAVLHTALRAPENSVVSVDGKNVMPEVAAVKHKIKQFSEEVISGKRKGYTGKAFTDVVNIGIGGSDLGPAMVTEALKFYKNHLNVHFISNVDGDHVLETIKHLNPETTLIVIVSKTFTTLETLSNALTVKEWFLKSGSEKDIAKHFVAVSTNLQEIDKFGIDPDNVFPMWDWVGGRFSLWSAVGLSIALSVGYDNFDKLLKGAHAMDEHFRTAAFGENIPVVLALLSVWYNNFYGAESQAIIPYTQYLHRLAAYLQQGIMESNGKQTDRDGNPIPYQTGVIIWGEPGTNSQHAFFQLIHQGTKLIPTDFIGFKHSLHGNTDHHNKLMANFFAQTEALLKGKTEAEVRKEMGDKVNEALVPFKVFTGNRPTTSFLIDKLTPESLGSLIAMYEHKIFVEGVIWNIYSYDQWGVELGKQLANKILKDIAATELSAHDSSTTNLLKQFKK; this is encoded by the coding sequence ATGTTAAAAAATAGTAATCCGACACAAACCAATGCGTGGAAAGCATTGGAAAAACATTTTAGTGAAGTAAAAGACCGCCATACACTTTCTTTATTTGAGAAAGACCCTGCTCGCGGTGAAAGATTTGCCATTAAATGGCAAGACTTCTATGTAGATTATTCTAAAAACCGCATAGACGAACAAACTCTTAAACTCCTTGTGCAACTTGCTGAGGAATGTGGTTTAAAGGATGCTATCGGGAAATACTTCGGTGGAGACCTTATCAACAATACAGAAAAGCGCGCTGTATTGCACACTGCCCTTCGCGCTCCCGAAAACAGCGTAGTAAGCGTAGATGGCAAGAATGTAATGCCCGAAGTAGCGGCTGTAAAACACAAAATCAAACAGTTCAGCGAAGAAGTAATCAGTGGTAAGCGCAAAGGTTATACCGGTAAAGCCTTTACCGATGTGGTGAATATTGGTATCGGGGGGTCTGACCTCGGTCCGGCAATGGTAACCGAAGCGCTTAAATTCTATAAGAATCACCTCAACGTACATTTCATCAGCAATGTAGATGGCGACCACGTGCTCGAAACTATCAAGCACCTCAACCCTGAAACTACCTTGATAGTGATTGTATCTAAGACTTTTACAACACTTGAAACCCTTTCGAACGCACTTACTGTAAAAGAATGGTTCCTCAAATCAGGTTCTGAAAAAGATATTGCTAAACACTTTGTAGCGGTATCGACTAACTTGCAAGAGATAGACAAATTTGGTATCGACCCTGATAATGTATTCCCTATGTGGGACTGGGTAGGCGGACGCTTCTCATTGTGGAGTGCTGTAGGCTTGAGCATTGCCTTATCAGTAGGTTATGACAATTTTGATAAGTTGCTCAAAGGAGCGCACGCTATGGACGAGCATTTCCGCACTGCTGCTTTCGGTGAGAACATTCCGGTAGTATTGGCTTTACTTAGTGTATGGTACAACAATTTCTACGGAGCCGAAAGTCAAGCGATCATTCCTTATACTCAGTATTTGCACCGCTTGGCAGCTTATCTACAACAAGGTATAATGGAAAGTAACGGTAAACAAACCGATCGTGATGGCAACCCTATCCCTTATCAAACTGGGGTAATTATCTGGGGTGAACCGGGAACCAACTCTCAACACGCGTTCTTCCAGCTCATCCACCAAGGTACTAAATTGATACCTACTGATTTCATTGGCTTTAAACACTCATTGCACGGCAATACCGACCACCACAACAAGCTAATGGCTAACTTCTTTGCTCAAACCGAAGCTCTTTTAAAAGGTAAAACTGAAGCTGAAGTGCGCAAAGAAATGGGTGACAAGGTAAACGAAGCCTTAGTGCCTTTCAAAGTGTTTACTGGTAACCGCCCTACAACTTCTTTCCTTATCGATAAACTCACCCCTGAAAGTTTGGGTAGCCTTATCGCTATGTATGAGCATAAGATATTTGTAGAAGGTGTGATTTGGAATATCTATAGTTATGACCAATGGGGTGTAGAGCTCGGTAAACAGTTGGCAAATAAAATTCTTAAAGACATTGCTGCTACCGAACTCTCTGCTCACGACAGCTCCACTACCAATTTATTAAAACAATTCAAAAAATAG
- the map gene encoding type I methionyl aminopeptidase has translation MIHIRTAEEIELLHQAAQVVSRTLGILAKEVKPGVTTLYLDKIAEEYIRSQGAIPGFLGLYGFPNTLCMSPNAQVVHGIPNDRPLQEGDIISIDCGALKNGYYGDHAYTFEVGEVAPEVKELLRVTKESLYIGIRQFRAGNRVGDVGHAIQQHCEAHGYGVVRELVGHGVGRKMHEDPEMPNYGKRGTGKKFKDGMVVAIEPMINMGTKSIRQLKDGWTILTADGKPSAHFEHDVALIDGNPKLLSTFKYIYEALGIESNEEEEFLLN, from the coding sequence ATGATTCACATTAGAACAGCCGAAGAAATAGAACTACTACACCAAGCTGCCCAAGTGGTATCACGCACTTTGGGTATATTAGCAAAAGAAGTAAAACCAGGGGTAACCACCCTATATTTAGATAAAATCGCCGAAGAGTATATCCGCAGTCAAGGGGCTATCCCAGGGTTTTTGGGTTTGTATGGCTTCCCTAATACCCTTTGTATGAGCCCTAATGCGCAAGTAGTACACGGTATTCCTAACGACCGTCCGTTACAAGAAGGCGACATCATCTCAATAGATTGTGGAGCACTGAAAAATGGTTACTACGGCGACCACGCTTATACTTTTGAAGTAGGCGAAGTAGCCCCCGAAGTAAAAGAACTCTTGCGCGTAACCAAAGAATCGCTATACATAGGTATCCGTCAGTTTCGTGCGGGTAACCGAGTAGGCGATGTAGGACACGCTATACAACAACACTGTGAGGCACACGGCTATGGAGTAGTGCGCGAACTCGTTGGGCACGGCGTCGGACGCAAAATGCACGAAGACCCCGAGATGCCTAACTATGGCAAACGCGGTACAGGTAAAAAATTTAAAGACGGAATGGTAGTTGCCATAGAGCCTATGATTAATATGGGTACCAAGAGCATACGCCAACTCAAAGACGGTTGGACAATCCTCACTGCCGACGGCAAGCCTTCCGCCCACTTTGAACACGATGTAGCCCTCATCGATGGCAACCCTAAATTGCTGTCCACTTTCAAGTATATATACGAAGCCTTAGGCATTGAAAGTAATGAGGAAGAAGAATTTTTGCTTAATTAA
- the aspS gene encoding aspartate--tRNA ligase, with translation MYRTHTCGELRLSHEKQQVTLSGWVQRVRNKGFMIWVDLRDRYGITQLIFDEERTDKNVFEQAKTLSREDVIQIQGTVIKREAANTNIPTGEVEILVTALALLNHSELPPFTIEDNTDGGEDLRMKYRYLDIRRTPVRDNLIFRHKVGIMVRNYLSKQGFIEVETPVLIKSTPEGARDFVVPSRMNPGEFYALPQSPQTFKQLLMVGGLDKYFQIVKCFRDEDLRADRQPEFTQIDCEMSFVEQEDVISTFEGLAKHLLKELKGLDFGAFPRMTYAEAMKTYGNDKPDIRFGMKFGELNDLAQHRDFKVFNEAELVVGIAVPGANSYTRKEIDALVEWVKRPQVGASGMVYVKCNEDGSFKSSVDKFYNEDDLKAWAERTGAKAGDLICILSGKANKVRAQLSALRMELAERLGLRKPDEYAPLWVVDFPLLEWSEEEERFFAMHHPFTSPKPEDIPLLDSNPGVVRANAYDLVLNGNEVGGGSIRIFNQELQAKMFQLLGFTPEQAQAQFGFLMNAFKYGAPPHGGLAFGFDRLVALLGGQETIRDFIAFPKNNSGRDVMIDAPSPIDEAQLKELSIQLKTN, from the coding sequence ATGTACAGAACGCATACTTGTGGAGAGCTACGACTCTCACACGAAAAACAACAAGTAACCCTCAGCGGATGGGTGCAACGCGTCCGCAACAAGGGATTTATGATTTGGGTAGACCTACGCGACCGCTATGGCATCACCCAACTTATTTTTGACGAAGAACGCACTGATAAAAATGTCTTCGAGCAGGCTAAAACCCTCTCACGCGAGGACGTGATTCAAATTCAAGGTACTGTGATCAAACGTGAGGCTGCCAATACAAATATCCCTACAGGAGAAGTAGAAATACTCGTTACAGCGCTGGCCCTGCTCAACCATTCCGAACTTCCTCCTTTTACCATTGAAGATAATACCGATGGCGGTGAAGACCTCCGTATGAAGTACCGCTATCTCGATATACGTCGTACCCCTGTACGCGATAACCTTATTTTCCGCCACAAAGTGGGGATAATGGTGCGCAACTACCTATCCAAACAAGGCTTTATAGAGGTAGAAACCCCTGTGCTTATCAAATCAACACCCGAAGGCGCACGCGATTTTGTGGTGCCCAGCCGTATGAACCCAGGTGAGTTCTACGCACTCCCTCAATCACCACAGACCTTTAAGCAATTGCTAATGGTAGGCGGATTAGACAAGTATTTCCAAATCGTAAAATGCTTCCGTGATGAAGACCTCCGCGCCGACCGTCAGCCGGAGTTTACCCAAATAGACTGCGAAATGTCGTTTGTAGAACAAGAGGACGTTATCAGTACTTTTGAAGGCTTGGCAAAACACCTCCTCAAAGAACTCAAAGGCTTAGACTTTGGGGCTTTCCCTCGTATGACCTATGCCGAGGCGATGAAAACTTACGGCAACGACAAACCCGATATCCGTTTTGGTATGAAATTCGGCGAACTCAACGATCTCGCTCAACACCGCGATTTCAAGGTGTTCAACGAAGCCGAATTAGTAGTAGGGATTGCCGTACCTGGTGCCAACAGCTACACCCGCAAAGAGATTGATGCTTTGGTAGAATGGGTAAAACGCCCACAAGTAGGCGCTTCCGGAATGGTATATGTAAAATGTAATGAAGACGGTAGCTTCAAATCATCAGTAGACAAATTCTATAACGAGGACGACCTCAAAGCGTGGGCAGAGCGCACTGGCGCCAAAGCAGGCGACCTTATCTGTATTCTCTCAGGCAAGGCAAACAAAGTACGTGCTCAACTCAGCGCCCTCCGTATGGAACTCGCTGAGCGCCTCGGCTTGCGCAAACCCGATGAGTATGCCCCACTTTGGGTCGTAGATTTCCCTCTTTTGGAGTGGAGCGAAGAGGAAGAACGCTTCTTTGCGATGCACCACCCTTTCACCTCCCCTAAACCTGAGGATATTCCGTTACTCGACAGCAACCCTGGTGTCGTACGCGCCAATGCTTACGACCTCGTGCTCAATGGTAACGAAGTAGGCGGTGGCTCTATACGTATCTTCAACCAAGAGTTACAAGCTAAGATGTTCCAGCTATTAGGCTTTACCCCAGAGCAAGCGCAAGCACAATTTGGCTTCTTGATGAACGCTTTCAAATACGGCGCTCCTCCTCACGGTGGTTTAGCTTTTGGCTTCGACCGATTGGTAGCACTGCTCGGCGGACAAGAAACCATACGCGACTTTATCGCTTTCCCTAAAAACAACAGCGGTCGCGATGTGATGATTGATGCCCCCTCCCCTATCGATGAGGCACAACTCAAAGAACTTTCTATCCAATTAAAAACTAATTAA
- a CDS encoding DPP IV N-terminal domain-containing protein, producing MKRIIMTVWVALVTLSALAQERKLTIEEAVFYAAQDASQPRGYVPLYPEGLQGLQWVKGADLYLYQSEGVYGLYNLKGEKVGSIGKDLGTAFPFLADFIDKYKQMPPLGYIDNEEAVFSLWGKYYCYNYKTQKAVATISVPENAENEEYNPVSRTVAYTLDNNLYLATAEAEKIAVTAIEDENIVSGRAINRNEFGINKGTFFSPKGNFLAFYQKDETMVTDYPLVDITTTPASLTNIKYPMAGQHSERAAVGVYNLKTKGLSYLDIDTSDEHFLTNLAWSPDERYILLAELNRAQNHFAVNIYEVATGKKVRTIFEESNDKWVEPESPVVFLPNKTDEFLWLSERDGFMNVYHYNLAGKLIKQVTNFKWVVQEIIGFDAKGQYVFVVGTSPDPREKHCYRIDLKNPKKVTKITEEAGTHKVQLSSDGRYLLSDYSSINVPKNIDLISTEKGTKKRLHTAKNPLEGFAVGTTEFVTLKADDGTPLYGKMHKPKSFDPNKKYPVLIYVYGGPHAQEVTNSWGTSSYLWEKVFAENDQYIVFTLDNRGSANRGFAFESVIHRHLGDNEIADQLKGVEYLKSLPYIDGNRIAVHGWSFGGFMTSSLVTRHPEVFRTGVAGGAVTDWKYYEVMYGERYMDTPKENPEGYENSRVGKYLKGLKRPLLFIHGSVDDVVVPQHLMSITKESITNKDFIEIFIYPMHAHGVRGVDNVNLTLRILDYIKKHNQ from the coding sequence ATGAAAAGAATCATTATGACTGTATGGGTGGCTTTGGTTACCCTTAGCGCACTGGCTCAGGAGCGCAAATTGACTATTGAAGAGGCGGTATTTTATGCTGCACAAGATGCTTCGCAGCCGAGAGGTTATGTGCCGTTGTACCCTGAGGGGCTTCAGGGGTTACAATGGGTGAAGGGTGCTGATCTTTATCTTTACCAGAGTGAAGGGGTGTATGGATTGTACAACCTGAAGGGTGAGAAGGTGGGGAGCATTGGTAAGGATTTGGGTACTGCTTTCCCGTTTTTGGCTGATTTTATAGATAAGTATAAGCAGATGCCTCCGCTGGGATATATTGATAATGAGGAGGCGGTATTTTCGCTTTGGGGTAAATATTATTGTTATAATTATAAGACCCAAAAGGCGGTAGCTACAATTAGTGTTCCGGAGAATGCGGAAAATGAGGAGTACAATCCGGTGAGCAGGACGGTGGCTTATACGCTTGATAATAATCTTTATTTGGCTACTGCTGAGGCTGAAAAGATAGCTGTTACGGCTATTGAGGATGAGAATATAGTTTCGGGTAGGGCTATAAATAGGAATGAATTTGGCATAAATAAAGGGACTTTCTTTTCGCCCAAGGGTAATTTTTTGGCTTTCTACCAAAAGGATGAGACTATGGTGACTGATTACCCGTTGGTGGATATTACCACTACGCCTGCGAGTTTGACTAATATTAAGTACCCGATGGCGGGGCAGCATAGTGAGCGTGCAGCTGTGGGTGTTTATAATTTGAAGACTAAGGGGCTTAGTTATTTAGATATCGACACGAGTGATGAGCATTTTCTGACTAATTTGGCTTGGAGTCCTGATGAGAGATATATTTTATTGGCGGAGTTAAATAGGGCTCAGAATCATTTTGCGGTGAACATTTATGAGGTGGCTACAGGGAAGAAGGTGCGTACGATATTTGAGGAGAGTAATGATAAGTGGGTAGAGCCTGAAAGTCCTGTGGTGTTTTTGCCTAATAAAACGGATGAGTTTTTGTGGCTTAGCGAGCGTGATGGTTTTATGAATGTGTATCATTATAACTTGGCTGGTAAACTTATTAAGCAGGTTACTAACTTTAAATGGGTAGTACAGGAGATTATTGGTTTTGATGCTAAAGGGCAATATGTGTTTGTAGTGGGTACGAGTCCTGACCCACGTGAGAAGCATTGTTATAGGATTGATCTTAAAAACCCTAAGAAAGTAACGAAGATTACGGAAGAAGCGGGTACGCATAAGGTGCAGCTTAGTAGTGATGGTAGGTACTTGCTAAGTGATTATTCAAGTATAAATGTTCCTAAAAACATTGACCTTATAAGTACTGAAAAGGGTACTAAGAAGCGTTTGCATACGGCTAAAAATCCTTTGGAGGGGTTTGCTGTAGGTACTACTGAATTTGTGACGCTTAAGGCGGATGATGGTACGCCTCTTTATGGTAAAATGCATAAGCCTAAGAGTTTTGACCCTAATAAGAAGTACCCTGTATTGATATATGTGTATGGTGGGCCTCACGCACAAGAGGTGACTAATAGTTGGGGTACGAGTTCGTATCTGTGGGAAAAGGTATTTGCTGAAAATGACCAGTATATTGTATTTACCTTGGATAATAGGGGTAGTGCGAACAGAGGCTTTGCCTTTGAGAGTGTGATACACCGCCATTTGGGAGATAATGAGATTGCTGACCAGCTGAAAGGGGTGGAATACTTAAAGAGCTTGCCTTATATTGATGGAAATAGAATAGCAGTGCACGGTTGGAGCTTTGGAGGATTTATGACTTCAAGTTTGGTAACGAGACATCCTGAGGTATTTCGGACAGGGGTTGCAGGAGGTGCTGTAACAGACTGGAAATACTATGAGGTGATGTATGGTGAGCGCTATATGGATACTCCTAAAGAAAATCCTGAGGGTTATGAGAATAGTAGGGTAGGGAAGTACTTAAAAGGACTTAAACGCCCTTTGCTTTTTATTCACGGTAGTGTAGATGATGTAGTAGTGCCACAACACTTGATGAGTATTACTAAGGAATCGATTACTAATAAGGATTTTATAGAAATTTTTATTTATCCTATGCATGCTCATGGGGTACGAGGTGTTGATAATGTGAATCTTACCTTGCGTATTTTAGACTATATTAAGAAGCATAACCAATAA